The following proteins come from a genomic window of Aequorivita marisscotiae:
- a CDS encoding DNA polymerase III subunit alpha, with protein sequence MFLNCHTYYSLRFGTLKISDLLHLGQENSATCMVLTDVNSTSACLEFVRIASEYNIKPILGVDFRNGAKQQFIILAENNAGFQNINQYLSEFLHQTEGTKSAEIPAKAKQMPNTFVVYPFASFKGETLSENEFLGVKIEDINRLKFSPWKNKQHKLVVLQTVTFKNKKGFNTHRLLRAIDNNMLLSKLPTSEQSSENDVFISEEKLKKYFEEFPQLIKNTEQLLERCHISFNFSKETTCNQKSYTTNEDLDFRLLKKLAYAGIHYRYKRPGERVLVRIEKELRVIKEKGFVSYFLINWKILKYARSKGYFYVGRGSGANSIIAYLLRITDVDPVELDLYFERFINLYRKNPPDFDIDFSWKDRDDITDFIFKKFKNTALIAVYNTFKFKASVRELGKVFGLPKEEIDKLSTQNYNIKTLDKLSQLVIMYSQYIQGFPNYLGIHAGGILISEKPIHHYTATFMPPKGYATTQFDMVIAEDIGLYKFDILSQRGLGKIKEAVEIVTYNHPKITPLDIHDIKRFKKDEKIKTLLRNAQAIGCFYVESPAMRMLLRKLQVDDYLGLVAASSVIRPGVAKSGMMREYILRYRFPEKRKEAHPVLLNIMPETYGVMVYQEDVIKVAHHFGGLDLGEADMLRRGMSGKFRSREEFQKVKDQFFNNCKDAGRDEKFTADVWRQIESFAGYAFAKGHSASYAVESYQSLFLKAYYPLEYMVATLNNGGGFYSIELYVHEARMHGGNILQPCINRSYGETIIDGKDIYIGFGFLQSLESKLIEKIIVERDKNGAFESLDNFLERVSIGTEQLTILIKINAFRFTEKNKRELLWEAYMKINKVSFEENTYTLFRPKKIEYKTPSLPHTALEDAFDEMGLLGFPLCSPFDLLINASENKLRAAQLSQFIGKTITIEGYLITTKRTRTSRGDYMYFGNFIDRDGDFIDTVHFPPVNNQYRFRGKGVYSITGKVTEEFDCINIEVFKMERLGIIQDPRYSPLAPEGGIVTNNRRTTLENRHKTF encoded by the coding sequence ATGTTTTTAAATTGCCACACTTACTACAGCCTGCGTTTCGGCACCCTGAAAATAAGCGACTTATTGCATTTGGGACAGGAAAATAGCGCTACGTGCATGGTTCTTACAGATGTAAATTCTACTTCGGCTTGTTTGGAATTTGTCCGCATTGCTTCCGAATATAATATAAAACCAATCTTGGGCGTAGATTTTAGAAATGGCGCCAAACAACAATTTATAATTTTAGCGGAAAACAATGCTGGTTTTCAAAATATAAACCAATATTTATCTGAATTTCTCCATCAAACCGAAGGAACTAAAAGTGCTGAAATTCCAGCCAAAGCCAAACAAATGCCCAATACATTTGTTGTTTATCCCTTTGCTTCTTTTAAAGGCGAAACGCTTTCGGAAAATGAATTTCTCGGTGTAAAGATTGAAGATATAAACCGGTTAAAATTTTCGCCTTGGAAAAACAAACAGCACAAATTGGTGGTATTACAAACCGTTACCTTCAAAAATAAAAAAGGTTTCAATACACATAGATTGCTTCGTGCCATAGATAATAATATGTTGCTTAGCAAATTGCCAACTTCGGAACAGAGCAGCGAGAACGATGTGTTTATTTCGGAAGAAAAACTAAAAAAATATTTTGAAGAATTTCCGCAACTAATTAAAAACACCGAGCAACTTTTAGAACGTTGCCATATTTCTTTTAATTTTTCAAAAGAAACCACTTGCAATCAAAAATCGTACACTACGAATGAAGATTTGGATTTCCGATTGCTAAAAAAATTGGCGTATGCAGGCATACATTACCGCTACAAACGTCCAGGCGAACGCGTATTGGTACGAATAGAAAAAGAGCTACGTGTTATAAAGGAAAAGGGATTTGTTTCGTACTTTTTAATTAATTGGAAGATTTTAAAATACGCGCGCAGCAAAGGATATTTTTACGTGGGTCGTGGCAGTGGCGCCAACAGTATTATTGCTTATTTGTTGCGAATTACAGATGTAGATCCGGTAGAGTTAGATCTGTATTTTGAACGTTTTATAAATCTTTACCGAAAAAATCCGCCCGATTTCGATATTGATTTTTCTTGGAAAGACCGCGACGATATTACAGATTTTATTTTTAAAAAATTTAAAAACACAGCTCTTATAGCTGTTTATAACACTTTTAAATTTAAAGCTTCCGTTCGCGAATTGGGAAAAGTTTTTGGCCTGCCAAAAGAAGAAATAGATAAACTTTCCACCCAAAACTACAATATTAAAACCTTGGATAAATTGTCGCAATTGGTAATTATGTACAGTCAATATATACAAGGATTTCCAAATTATTTAGGTATTCATGCAGGAGGTATTTTAATTTCCGAAAAACCAATTCATCATTACACTGCTACTTTTATGCCGCCTAAAGGCTATGCTACTACACAATTTGACATGGTAATTGCAGAAGACATAGGGCTTTATAAGTTCGATATTTTAAGTCAGCGTGGATTGGGAAAAATAAAAGAAGCCGTTGAAATTGTTACATACAACCACCCCAAAATAACGCCTTTAGACATTCACGATATAAAACGTTTTAAGAAAGACGAAAAAATAAAAACCCTGTTGCGTAACGCGCAGGCAATTGGCTGTTTTTATGTGGAATCGCCCGCCATGCGTATGTTGCTTCGCAAGCTGCAAGTAGATGATTATTTAGGTTTGGTGGCGGCAAGTTCGGTAATACGCCCGGGCGTGGCAAAAAGCGGCATGATGCGCGAATATATTTTGCGTTACCGTTTCCCCGAAAAAAGAAAAGAAGCGCATCCCGTTTTACTAAATATTATGCCCGAAACGTACGGCGTAATGGTCTATCAGGAAGATGTAATAAAAGTAGCGCATCATTTTGGCGGTCTAGATTTAGGCGAAGCAGATATGTTGCGAAGAGGCATGAGCGGCAAATTTAGATCGCGGGAAGAGTTTCAAAAAGTGAAAGATCAATTTTTTAATAATTGTAAAGATGCGGGAAGAGATGAAAAATTTACAGCAGACGTTTGGCGGCAAATTGAAAGTTTTGCTGGTTATGCCTTTGCAAAAGGACATTCTGCCTCGTATGCGGTAGAAAGCTACCAAAGTCTTTTTCTGAAAGCTTACTATCCGTTGGAATATATGGTGGCTACCCTTAACAATGGCGGCGGTTTTTACAGTATAGAACTGTATGTACACGAAGCGCGAATGCACGGCGGAAATATTCTGCAACCCTGCATCAATCGCAGTTATGGTGAAACTATTATTGACGGAAAAGACATTTATATTGGATTTGGTTTTTTACAATCCTTAGAATCTAAACTCATTGAGAAAATAATTGTTGAACGCGACAAAAATGGCGCTTTTGAAAGTTTAGACAATTTTTTGGAACGCGTTTCCATCGGAACGGAACAACTAACAATTCTTATAAAAATAAACGCTTTTCGTTTTACGGAAAAAAACAAACGCGAACTGCTTTGGGAAGCGTATATGAAAATCAACAAAGTGAGTTTTGAAGAAAACACTTACACACTTTTTAGGCCGAAAAAGATTGAATACAAAACCCCTTCCCTTCCCCACACCGCGCTGGAAGACGCTTTTGATGAAATGGGATTGTTGGGTTTTCCGCTGTGTAGCCCTTTTGATTTGCTTATAAATGCTTCGGAAAATAAATTACGGGCAGCGCAACTTTCGCAATTTATAGGAAAAACAATCACCATTGAAGGATATTTAATAACCACCAAAAGAACCAGAACCTCCAGAGGCGATTACATGTATTTTGGAAACTTTATAGATCGTGATGGCGATTTTATAGACACGGTACATTTTCCGCCGGTAAACAATCAATATCGCTTTCGCGGAAAAGGAGTTTACAGCATTACCGGAAAAGTAACTGAAGAGTTTGATTGTATAAATATTGAAGTTTTTAAAATGGAACGGCTGGGGATAATTCAGGATCCGAGGTATAGCCCCTTAGCCCCCGAAGGGGGAATCGTTACGAATAATAGGCGCACTACTTTAGAGAATAGACATAAGACTTTTTGA
- a CDS encoding MFS transporter, with amino-acid sequence MKNISRQHVLYITLLILAGESVFILPFVLARVFRATVLEVFQINNTELGLCFSVYGIVAFFSYLFGGPLADRFPPRKLMGTALLLTALGGLVYANSPSLKTLTILYGFWGFTTIFLFWSAMIKATRVWGGSENQGKAFGFLDGGRGLVGALFGLLGVFVFSLFVSDIQITSKEQIKAFHYVIYVSSALVALIGIIVFFFLKVDEEAETTTLDKITFKNIKTVLKLPAVWLLMIIIICAYVGYKITDIFSLYANDVMLYNEVDAAKTGTFLLFIRPVVGVVIGFLADRSRASIYLCVGFILSIFGAILFSSGIVNEGTDILFFLSIIITAVGVYAARVLYFAVMEEGNIPLALTGTAVGIISFMGYTPEIFAGPAIGYFLDASPGKEGHQGVFWMLAIFSAVGFVASFIFYRISKKAASF; translated from the coding sequence TTGAAAAATATTTCTCGTCAACACGTTCTTTATATTACGTTACTAATTTTGGCCGGGGAATCTGTTTTTATTCTTCCTTTTGTATTGGCGCGTGTCTTTCGGGCAACGGTACTCGAAGTTTTTCAAATTAATAATACCGAACTGGGGCTTTGCTTCTCGGTTTATGGAATTGTAGCCTTTTTCTCCTATTTATTTGGTGGTCCTTTGGCAGACAGATTCCCGCCCCGTAAATTGATGGGCACAGCTTTATTACTTACAGCATTGGGCGGATTGGTGTACGCAAACTCTCCTTCTCTTAAAACATTAACGATTCTCTACGGCTTCTGGGGGTTTACAACTATCTTTCTTTTTTGGTCAGCAATGATAAAGGCTACTCGGGTATGGGGCGGTAGCGAAAACCAAGGAAAAGCTTTTGGCTTTTTAGACGGTGGCCGCGGATTAGTAGGAGCGCTCTTTGGGTTGCTAGGAGTGTTTGTGTTCTCCCTTTTCGTTTCAGATATTCAGATAACTTCAAAGGAACAAATAAAAGCCTTTCATTATGTTATTTATGTTTCTTCGGCACTTGTGGCCTTAATAGGAATAATTGTATTCTTTTTCCTAAAAGTTGACGAAGAGGCTGAAACTACTACTCTGGATAAAATAACTTTTAAAAATATAAAAACAGTTTTAAAACTTCCCGCAGTTTGGCTGCTAATGATAATTATAATATGCGCTTACGTAGGTTATAAAATAACCGATATATTTTCACTTTATGCCAATGATGTAATGTTGTATAATGAAGTTGATGCCGCCAAAACAGGAACATTCTTATTGTTTATTCGCCCCGTTGTTGGGGTTGTTATCGGTTTTCTTGCAGATCGTTCCCGCGCATCTATCTACTTATGTGTTGGCTTTATACTTTCTATTTTTGGAGCAATACTTTTTTCCTCCGGAATTGTAAATGAAGGCACAGATATCTTATTTTTTCTTTCAATAATAATCACCGCTGTTGGGGTGTACGCCGCTCGCGTTCTTTATTTTGCTGTTATGGAAGAGGGCAATATTCCGTTGGCATTAACAGGAACGGCGGTGGGAATAATATCCTTTATGGGCTATACTCCCGAAATTTTTGCCGGCCCAGCAATTGGATATTTTTTAGATGCATCGCCGGGAAAAGAAGGACATCAGGGAGTATTTTGGATGTTGGCAATTTTTTCGGCGGTAGGGTTTGTGGCTTCATTCATTTTTTACCGAATTTCAAAAAAAGCAGCATCTTTTTAA
- the dnaK gene encoding molecular chaperone DnaK: MSKIIGIDLGTTNSCVAVMEGSEPVVIPNAEGKRTTPSVIAFVEGGEIKVGDPAKRQAVTNPTKTISSIKRFMGNKYSESKVETEYSSYKVVKGDNDTARVDIDGRLYTPQELSAMILQKMKKTAEDYLGQDVTRAVITVPAYFNDSQRHATKEAGEIAGLKVERIINEPTAAALAYGLDKKGTDQKVVVFDFGGGTHDVSILELGDGVFEVLATDGDTHLGGDDVDQKIINWLADEFKAEEDFDLRNDPMALQRLKEAAEKAKIELSSAAQTEINLPYVTATASGPKHLVKTLTRAKFEQLIDDLVKRTMKPCETAMKAAGLTKSDIDEVILVGGSTRIPAVQEAVEKFFGKKPHKGVNPDEVVAIGAAIQGGVLTGDVKDVLLLDVTPLSLGIETMGGVMTKLIEANTTIPTKKSQIFSTAADNQPSVEIHVLQGERPMANDNKTIGRFHLDGIPPAQRGTPQIEVTFDIDANGIIKVSATDKATNKTQDIRIEASSGLTEEEIKKMKADAEANAESDKAAKEKVDKLNEADGMIFQTEKQLSEFGDKLSDDKKKPIEEALEELKKAYESKDVATIQPALDKINEAWKTASEEMYKAQAEQQGAPTGDAGEGAEQGNAGNSENSDVEDVDFEEVK, translated from the coding sequence ATGAGTAAAATAATTGGAATAGACTTAGGTACAACCAACTCCTGCGTTGCCGTAATGGAAGGTAGCGAGCCAGTAGTTATTCCGAATGCTGAAGGAAAAAGAACTACACCTTCTGTAATTGCATTTGTGGAAGGCGGCGAAATTAAAGTTGGTGACCCTGCAAAGCGTCAAGCTGTTACCAACCCTACAAAAACCATTAGCTCTATTAAGCGGTTTATGGGAAACAAATATTCTGAATCTAAAGTTGAAACAGAATATTCATCGTATAAAGTGGTAAAAGGAGATAACGATACCGCCCGTGTAGATATTGACGGTCGTTTGTACACACCACAAGAATTAAGCGCTATGATTCTGCAGAAAATGAAGAAAACTGCAGAAGACTATTTAGGGCAAGACGTTACCCGTGCGGTAATTACCGTTCCTGCGTATTTTAATGACAGTCAGCGCCACGCAACCAAAGAAGCAGGCGAAATTGCTGGCCTAAAAGTAGAGCGAATTATAAACGAACCAACTGCTGCGGCACTTGCTTACGGACTTGATAAAAAAGGAACCGACCAAAAAGTTGTAGTTTTTGACTTTGGTGGAGGTACCCACGACGTTAGTATCCTAGAATTGGGCGACGGGGTTTTTGAAGTACTCGCTACAGATGGCGATACCCACTTAGGTGGTGATGATGTAGACCAGAAAATCATTAACTGGTTGGCAGATGAGTTTAAGGCCGAAGAAGATTTTGATCTTCGCAATGACCCAATGGCACTGCAACGTTTAAAAGAAGCTGCCGAAAAAGCAAAAATTGAACTTTCTTCTGCAGCCCAAACCGAAATTAACTTGCCATACGTTACTGCTACTGCTAGCGGCCCAAAACACTTAGTTAAAACATTAACACGTGCAAAGTTTGAGCAGTTAATAGACGATTTGGTAAAAAGAACAATGAAGCCTTGTGAAACAGCAATGAAAGCTGCTGGATTAACTAAAAGCGATATTGACGAAGTAATACTTGTAGGAGGTTCTACCCGTATTCCCGCGGTGCAGGAAGCTGTTGAAAAATTCTTTGGAAAAAAACCCCACAAAGGAGTAAACCCAGATGAAGTAGTGGCCATAGGAGCTGCTATTCAAGGTGGAGTTTTAACTGGAGATGTAAAAGACGTGCTGCTTTTAGATGTAACGCCACTTTCTCTTGGAATTGAAACTATGGGAGGCGTTATGACTAAATTAATTGAAGCCAATACAACAATTCCTACCAAGAAAAGTCAGATATTCTCTACTGCGGCAGACAATCAGCCAAGTGTTGAAATTCACGTACTGCAAGGTGAGCGTCCGATGGCAAACGACAACAAAACAATTGGTCGTTTTCACTTAGACGGAATTCCACCCGCACAACGAGGTACGCCACAAATTGAAGTAACTTTTGATATTGATGCCAATGGTATCATTAAAGTAAGTGCTACAGATAAGGCTACTAACAAAACGCAAGACATCCGTATTGAGGCTTCTTCTGGATTAACCGAAGAAGAAATCAAAAAGATGAAAGCAGATGCAGAAGCAAATGCTGAAAGCGACAAAGCTGCGAAAGAAAAAGTAGACAAACTAAATGAAGCTGATGGAATGATCTTCCAAACTGAGAAACAACTTTCGGAATTTGGCGACAAATTATCTGATGATAAAAAGAAGCCAATTGAAGAAGCATTGGAAGAATTGAAAAAAGCTTACGAATCTAAAGATGTTGCAACTATTCAACCTGCTTTAGATAAAATAAACGAAGCTTGGAAAACTGCTTCAGAAGAAATGTACAAAGCCCAAGCAGAACAGCAAGGTGCCCCAACCGGTGATGCCGGAGAAGGAGCAGAGCAAGGTAATGCCGGCAACTCTGAAAACAGTGATGTTGAAGATGTAGACTTCGAAGAAGTTAAGTAG
- a CDS encoding bile acid:sodium symporter family protein: MDNISTIILAGSLIVIMLGMGLTLRGSDFKRIFRYPKAIFIGLSNQLLLLPIIGFGVTLFFPMQPEIAIGVMILAACPGGPTSNLISHLAKADLALSVTLTAFSSLITILTIPFIVNFALEYYLGVGQVVELNVLSTIIQIFVIVVIPIATGMLVRKYRPHFADKMAKPVRIASGAVLGLIIVGLVIKERTNFVSYFEQAGVAALVLNVITMVLGYFSAKLFGLSKEAARSISIESGIQNGTLAITIAVVLLHNASFAIVPAVYSLLMFLTGGVIIYLFNRKAT; the protein is encoded by the coding sequence ATGGATAATATCTCTACCATCATCCTTGCCGGGTCGCTTATAGTCATTATGTTAGGAATGGGGCTCACTTTACGAGGCTCAGATTTTAAAAGAATATTTCGCTATCCAAAAGCTATTTTTATTGGGTTAAGCAATCAATTACTTCTTCTGCCAATCATTGGTTTTGGTGTTACGTTGTTTTTCCCAATGCAGCCTGAAATTGCAATCGGCGTCATGATTTTGGCAGCTTGTCCGGGTGGACCTACTTCAAATTTAATTTCGCATTTGGCAAAAGCAGATTTAGCTCTTTCGGTCACGTTGACGGCTTTTAGTAGTTTAATTACTATTTTAACGATTCCGTTTATAGTGAATTTTGCCTTGGAATATTACTTAGGTGTTGGGCAAGTGGTAGAACTAAATGTACTTTCAACGATTATCCAGATTTTTGTGATTGTTGTTATTCCTATTGCTACTGGAATGCTGGTGCGCAAGTATCGCCCACATTTTGCCGATAAAATGGCAAAGCCAGTGCGTATAGCTTCAGGCGCAGTACTGGGGTTAATTATTGTTGGCTTGGTAATTAAAGAAAGAACCAATTTTGTTTCCTATTTTGAGCAAGCAGGAGTTGCTGCCTTGGTATTGAATGTCATAACGATGGTTTTAGGGTATTTTTCAGCAAAACTGTTTGGGTTAAGTAAAGAAGCAGCACGTTCAATCTCTATTGAATCGGGAATTCAAAATGGTACATTGGCTATTACCATTGCAGTAGTATTGCTCCATAATGCTTCCTTTGCAATTGTACCAGCAGTATATAGTTTATTAATGTTTTTAACAGGAGGTGTAATAATTTATCTTTTTAATAGAAAAGCAACGTAG
- a CDS encoding leucine-rich repeat domain-containing protein, with the protein MKPTLLTCICLFVASVAMAEISKQEKSVLLDLYTATNGQKWNTKWNLKAPVSTWHGITIENNSIIAIDLMFNNLNGTLPSSIGQLQNLKTLELSFNPIEGTLPDELGNLSNLEVLALNATSLSGRIPESIGQLSKLKQLHLSSNQLTGTVPESVTNLKQIEVFNVFDNGLTGPLPKGLANCPFLKELVVAENEFTNPNDFSIIVLSNTGSKLNLMNSPFQTKSSEAIIAVERDENAD; encoded by the coding sequence ATGAAACCTACACTACTAACCTGTATTTGTTTATTTGTTGCATCTGTTGCAATGGCCGAAATAAGCAAACAAGAAAAATCTGTTCTTTTAGATCTATATACAGCTACCAACGGACAAAAGTGGAATACGAAATGGAATCTTAAAGCGCCCGTATCTACATGGCACGGAATAACAATAGAAAATAATTCAATAATTGCGATCGATTTAATGTTTAATAATTTAAACGGTACGCTTCCTTCTTCAATTGGACAACTTCAAAACTTAAAAACGCTTGAATTATCCTTTAATCCAATTGAAGGCACGCTTCCTGATGAGTTAGGAAATCTTAGTAATTTAGAAGTTTTGGCGCTGAATGCTACGTCGCTTAGCGGAAGAATTCCAGAATCTATTGGCCAGCTTTCAAAATTAAAGCAATTACATTTAAGTAGTAATCAATTAACAGGAACGGTACCAGAAAGTGTAACGAACCTTAAGCAAATAGAAGTTTTTAACGTGTTTGACAACGGCTTAACTGGCCCCTTACCTAAAGGCTTGGCAAATTGCCCGTTTTTAAAAGAATTGGTTGTAGCAGAAAACGAATTTACCAATCCAAACGATTTTTCAATTATAGTGCTATCCAACACCGGTTCAAAATTAAATTTAATGAACTCACCATTCCAAACAAAATCTTCTGAAGCTATTATAGCCGTGGAGAGGGATGAAAATGCAGATTAA
- a CDS encoding alpha/beta hydrolase yields MSIQKEVSYTSTNTYHTLNRLTDKTKNVWIVFHGMGYLSKYFINYFSELNAEENYIIAPQAPSKYYQDKRFKHIGASWLTRENTVTETENILNYVDAVFKKELSGPIPNLIVLGYSQGVSIATRWVARRKLQCNVLVLHSGGIPNELQPKDFNFLNEHAQVLYLYGNNDEYITEARKTEEYLKGTNLFKDRLKIEVFNGTHEVNKPFLLKISEMI; encoded by the coding sequence ATGAGCATCCAAAAAGAGGTTTCGTACACCAGCACCAATACTTACCACACTTTGAATAGGTTAACAGACAAAACTAAAAATGTGTGGATAGTTTTTCACGGGATGGGCTACTTAAGCAAATATTTTATTAACTATTTTTCTGAATTAAATGCCGAAGAAAACTATATTATTGCGCCTCAAGCGCCTTCAAAATATTATCAGGATAAGCGTTTTAAACATATTGGCGCCTCTTGGCTAACCCGTGAAAACACCGTTACTGAAACAGAGAATATTTTAAATTATGTTGATGCAGTATTTAAAAAGGAACTTTCTGGCCCCATCCCCAATCTTATAGTCTTAGGTTACTCTCAAGGCGTGTCTATCGCCACACGATGGGTAGCCAGACGAAAACTACAATGCAATGTTTTGGTATTGCATTCGGGAGGTATTCCCAACGAATTACAACCGAAGGATTTTAATTTCTTAAATGAACATGCGCAGGTATTATATTTATACGGCAACAACGATGAATATATTACCGAAGCGCGAAAAACCGAGGAATATTTAAAAGGCACTAATCTCTTTAAAGATCGTTTAAAGATTGAAGTATTTAACGGTACCCATGAAGTAAACAAGCCCTTTTTACTAAAAATTTCAGAAATGATTTAA
- a CDS encoding PaaI family thioesterase, translating to MKYTNQEILAACNKMCQNTLMETLNIEFTQIGDDFLIAKMPVTPRVHQPDGVLHGGASVALAESVGSAGAYFFLNSDEVTIRGIEIAANHVKSIRDGYVYAHASIIHKGRTTQLWQIKITNEDGALISLIKLTTIALPNKK from the coding sequence ATGAAGTACACTAACCAGGAAATTTTGGCTGCATGTAATAAGATGTGCCAAAACACCTTAATGGAAACCCTGAATATAGAATTTACCCAAATTGGCGATGATTTTTTAATTGCTAAAATGCCTGTAACTCCCAGAGTACATCAGCCCGACGGAGTTTTGCATGGCGGTGCTTCTGTTGCTCTCGCCGAAAGTGTGGGAAGTGCGGGCGCCTATTTTTTTCTAAATTCCGATGAAGTTACTATTCGCGGAATTGAAATTGCCGCCAATCATGTAAAAAGCATTCGTGATGGCTATGTTTATGCTCACGCCAGTATAATACATAAAGGCCGAACAACGCAACTATGGCAAATTAAAATAACCAATGAGGACGGGGCCCTTATTTCTCTCATTAAACTTACAACGATTGCTTTACCCAATAAAAAATAA
- a CDS encoding isochorismate synthase yields the protein MDLQLFTQKISAHFKNELPFVLFSLPQENTITALLQQSSVLYKSDEFSANGFIFAPFKFEGEAFFIPESNSEKITCEFTKTSFQMEPVAIAENDVEKYEYIALVEKIIEHIKKRKAKKIVASRSKDLNLDHFSIDTLLTRLFSAYPSAFCYIWYHPETGFWCGATPETLVQITNDTFKTMALAGTQPYTANEVSWGPKELDEQQLVTDAITTNLQRVTSLLKVSNPYTYQAGSLLHLKTDISGVLRSRKTTLTKIAAVVHPTPAVCGVPQKYAKQFILENEGYDRTFYTGFLGPIQENGNRAILMVNLRCMKIDNHTAHIFVGGGITIGSKPMDEWQETQNKLQTMLQVLSPML from the coding sequence ATGGACCTACAGCTATTTACCCAAAAAATTTCAGCACATTTTAAAAACGAATTACCGTTCGTGCTTTTTTCGCTGCCACAAGAAAATACAATTACTGCCTTGCTACAGCAGTCTAGTGTGCTTTATAAATCTGACGAGTTTTCAGCAAACGGATTTATTTTCGCTCCATTTAAATTTGAAGGTGAAGCATTTTTTATACCTGAAAGCAATTCGGAAAAAATTACTTGTGAATTTACCAAAACATCGTTTCAAATGGAGCCTGTGGCTATTGCTGAAAACGATGTAGAAAAGTACGAGTATATAGCATTAGTTGAAAAAATAATTGAACATATTAAAAAGCGGAAAGCAAAAAAAATTGTTGCTTCACGTTCCAAAGATCTAAACTTAGATCACTTTTCAATTGATACACTGTTAACTCGGTTATTTTCGGCATATCCTTCGGCTTTTTGCTATATCTGGTATCATCCAGAAACTGGCTTTTGGTGCGGTGCAACGCCGGAAACTTTGGTTCAAATTACAAACGATACTTTTAAAACGATGGCTTTGGCAGGAACCCAACCTTATACCGCTAACGAGGTAAGTTGGGGGCCAAAGGAACTTGATGAACAACAATTGGTAACAGATGCCATAACAACCAATCTACAGCGCGTAACTTCGCTTTTAAAGGTGTCTAATCCCTATACTTATCAAGCTGGGTCATTACTGCATCTAAAAACCGATATTTCGGGCGTTTTGCGTAGTAGAAAAACAACGCTCACTAAAATTGCTGCTGTGGTTCATCCAACTCCGGCAGTCTGTGGTGTTCCTCAAAAATATGCCAAACAATTCATTTTAGAAAATGAAGGGTACGATCGTACATTTTATACCGGCTTTTTAGGTCCAATTCAGGAAAACGGAAATCGTGCAATTCTTATGGTAAATTTGCGATGCATGAAGATTGATAACCACACGGCACACATTTTTGTAGGTGGCGGCATTACTATAGGTTCCAAACCTATGGACGAATGGCAGGAAACACAAAATAAACTACAAACTATGCTACAAGTATTGTCACCAATGCTCTAA